From Methanoculleus oceani, a single genomic window includes:
- a CDS encoding dCTP deaminase — MIISSSEIVRRLQDGDLVIEPYHGASQQPASYDLRVAEETVLPRGACTLVPSIEWVELPKDLAATLRCRSSLARRGVLLGGGFVDPGFRGQLTLCLTNTGAEEIRLAKGDRIVQMILQEVRNGDRLYQGRYQDSEGAVQTR; from the coding sequence ATGATCATCTCGTCCAGCGAAATCGTTCGCCGGCTCCAGGACGGCGATCTCGTCATCGAGCCATACCATGGTGCATCCCAGCAGCCAGCGTCCTACGACCTCCGGGTGGCCGAAGAGACCGTGCTCCCGCGCGGCGCATGCACCCTCGTTCCCTCGATCGAGTGGGTGGAACTCCCGAAGGACCTCGCGGCAACCCTCCGGTGCCGCTCCTCGCTCGCCCGTCGCGGCGTCCTCCTCGGCGGCGGATTCGTAGACCCGGGGTTCCGCGGCCAGCTGACGCTCTGCCTGACGAACACCGGTGCGGAGGAGATCCGCCTGGCAAAAGGCGACCGGATCGTGCAGATGATCCTGCAGGAAGTGCGGAACGGCGACCGGCTCTACCAGGGCAGGTATCAGGACAGCGAAGGCGCGGTGCAGACACGATGA
- a CDS encoding DUF128 domain-containing protein has product MSPSIRSERKYLEILRILAESHEPLGAKRLSEKMAERGFILSDRAVQYYLQYLDEMGFTEKVGNRGRILTEAGIAESESALVDERIGFIISRLEQLAFRSTFDPATGTGSVAYNLSFVREEDLQAVTAAFDEVATAGYGFLNTYRIVDSDPRIPEGHVGIMTACSVTLDGVLQKMGIPARLEYAGRIAVDENGSAGFLDLLGYRGTSVDPLHLFISAGLTSINRLVTNRAGVGLANVRAVPAAARGRVEEAAGLMTEWGFIFPAGGGIGEFNLPKHPYRLSVVAFSGMNMVGNAIEKGYVIRTDIGAGTIPFERIADATGSR; this is encoded by the coding sequence ATGAGTCCGTCGATACGTTCGGAACGGAAATACCTTGAGATCCTGCGGATCCTCGCGGAGTCGCACGAACCCCTGGGCGCGAAGAGGTTAAGCGAGAAGATGGCCGAACGGGGATTCATCCTGAGCGATCGTGCCGTCCAGTACTACCTCCAGTATCTCGACGAGATGGGGTTTACGGAGAAGGTCGGGAACCGGGGCCGTATCCTCACCGAGGCGGGGATCGCCGAGAGCGAGAGCGCGCTCGTCGACGAACGGATCGGGTTCATCATATCGAGGCTCGAGCAACTCGCCTTCCGGAGCACCTTCGACCCGGCGACCGGAACGGGAAGCGTCGCCTACAACCTCTCCTTCGTGCGGGAGGAAGACCTCCAGGCCGTCACGGCAGCCTTCGACGAGGTGGCAACAGCAGGCTACGGGTTCCTGAACACCTACCGGATCGTCGATTCCGACCCGCGCATACCCGAAGGCCATGTCGGGATCATGACGGCCTGCAGCGTCACCCTGGACGGCGTCCTCCAGAAGATGGGTATCCCGGCGAGGCTTGAGTATGCCGGCAGGATTGCCGTCGATGAGAACGGCTCCGCCGGGTTCCTCGATCTCCTTGGCTACCGGGGGACATCGGTCGACCCGCTCCACCTCTTCATATCCGCCGGACTCACCTCGATCAACCGGCTGGTGACGAACCGGGCCGGTGTAGGGCTTGCAAACGTCCGTGCGGTGCCTGCGGCCGCGCGGGGCCGGGTGGAGGAGGCCGCCGGCCTGATGACGGAGTGGGGTTTCATCTTCCCCGCCGGAGGAGGCATCGGAGAGTTCAATCTCCCCAAACACCCCTACCGGCTCTCGGTCGTCGCGTTTTCCGGCATGAACATGGTGGGGAACGCCATTGAGAAGGGCTATGTCATCAGGACCGATATCGGTGCCGGAACCATACCGTTCGAACGAATAGCGGACGCTACCGGATCCAGGTGA